A region of Marasmius oreades isolate 03SP1 chromosome 9, whole genome shotgun sequence DNA encodes the following proteins:
- a CDS encoding uncharacterized protein (CAZy:AA5), whose amino-acid sequence MHVKTDVFCAGSIILPDKAGRQINVGGWSLDSTFGVRLYTPDGSAGVNGTNDWEEDGKLLKLQRGRWYPTAAMLPNGSVLVVGGEIGSNDKPQPNLEVLPKPVGGDTVVELDWLARTDPWNLYPFITVLPSGHIFIAYYNEARILDAKTFQTVKELPNMPAAVNNFLGGRTYPLEGAMMLFPQHAPYTDPLRVVICGGSTPGPASVLDNCVSIAPEAQNATWTVERMPSRRLMPNMVALPDGTFMIVNGAKKGVAGFGLAEDPNLTALLYDPALPVGRRISILNETIVPRMYHSEAILLPDARVLISGSDPQTPGFAEETRIEVYIPPYLNQGLRPPEYNLPNHDWAYGGTYTINNIKLYQGNIANLRISLIAAISSTHGNTMGSRTIFPAIQCSGTSCTITAPPNAFISPPGWHQLFILDGPTPSSSKWVRIGGDPAQLGNWPQLPGFTPPGM is encoded by the exons ATGCACGTCAAGACAGACGTTTTCTGCGCCGGAAGTATCATTCTACCTGATAAAGCTGGGCGTCAGATCAACGTCGGTGGTTGGTCGCTTGATTCAACATTCGGTGTCCGTCTCTACACCCCAGATGGAAGTGCTGGAGTTAATGGCACAAATGACTGGGAAGAGGATGGGAAGTTGCTCAAACTTCAG CGTGGACGATGGTACCCTACGGCTGCTATGCTTCCGAACGGCTCGGTTCTTGTCGTTGGTGGAGAGATTGGAAGTAACGATAAACCTCAACCGAATCTTGAAGTCCTTCCAAAGCCTGTTGGAGGCGATACTGTCGTTGAGCTCGACTGGCTTGCTCGTACTGACCCATGGAATCTGTATCCTTTCATCACCGTCCTTCCCAGCGGACACATTTTCATTG CTTACTACAACGAAGCACGAATTCTCGACGCCAAGACCTTCCAAACTGTCAAGGAGCTCCCCAATATGCCGGCGGCTGTGAATAATT TCCTCGGAGGTCGTACATATCCTCTAGAGGGTGCTATGATGCTGTTCCCGCAACACGCTCCGTACACTGATCCACTACGGGTCGTCATTTGTGGTGGTTCTACGCCAGGACCCG CTTCAGTTTTGGATAACTGTGTCTCCATTGCACCTGAAGCACAAAATGCAACATGGACTGTTGAACGTATG CCTTCCCGTCGTCTTATGCCCAATATGGTCGCGCTCCCAGATGGCACGTTCATGATCGTGAATGGAGCCAAGAAAGGTGTAGCTGGTTTCGGTCTGGCCGAAGACCCCAACTTAACCGCGCTGCTCTATGACCCCGCCCTTCCCGTCGGACGAAGAATTTCCATCCTGAACGAAACCATTGTCCCGCGCATGTATCACTCTGAAGCCATTCTTCTCCCCGACGCGCGAGTTCTGATTTCAGGCTCTGATCCTCAGACGCCAGGATTTGCGGAAGAAACGCGAATTGAG GTATATATTCCTCCCTACCTCAACCAAGGTCTGCGCCCACCCGAGTATAACCTTCCGAACCACGACTGGGCTTACGGTGGTACATACACGATCAACAACATCAAGTTGTACCAAGGAAATATCGCTAACCTACGAATCTCTTTGATTGCTG CCATTTCAAGTACTCACGGGAACACGATGGGTAGCCGCACGATCTTCCCTGCGATCCAATGCTCGGGGACCTCATGCACAATCACCGCACCTCCGAACGCGTTCATTTCGCCTCCGGGCTGGCACCAACTGTTCATTCTCGACGGTCCGACTCCTTCGTCCTCCAAATGGGTTCGTATCGGTGGTGACCCAGCGCAACTTGGCAACTGGCCGCAACTTCCAGGGTTCACGCCACCAGGAATGTAA
- a CDS encoding uncharacterized protein (BUSCO:EOG09262HP3) — MSLPFTTEKQLAIAAVRRACHLTSSVFNKLVKNETLTKGDKSPVTVGDYAAQALISSMLNHAYPQDPIVGEEDATELRAESGSTLRERIVELTNEALTLDLQQGDYAEWGIGPGKAKTPEQLMDEIDRGNYGGGRTGRMWCIDPIDGTKGFLRGEQYAVCLALLVDAQVQVGVIGCPNLPADLSQPEGQKGCLFVAVRGQGAQQMSLMGANPTPLSMPPYDPSTFNFLESVEAAHTSHSTNDKISTLLEITRKPIRMDSQAKYGCLARGDAGAYMRMPAGVGYQEKIWDHAPGSLLVEESGGIVTDSRGTPLDFGLGRTLGVNHGVIATVKSAHSRLIDAVAKALSNEEGDTKSKA, encoded by the exons ATGTCGTTACCATTTACAACAGAGAAACAGCTCGCGATTGCTGCAGTCCGAAGAGCATGCCATTTGACTTCCTCGGTGTTTAACAAGTTGGTCAAGAATGAGACATTGACCAAGGGTGATAAATCGCCCGTCACAG TGGGAGACTACGCGGCCCAAGCGCTGATTAGTAGCATGCTAAACCACGCATATCCACAAGACCCCATCGTcggagaagaagatgccACAGAACTACGTGCAGAGTCCGGTTCGACGCTCCGAGAACGTATCGTAGAGCTCACGAACGAAGCTTTGACTCTCGACTTGCAACAAGGAGATTATGCAGAATGGGGCATTGGGCCTGGTAAAGCGAAAACTCCGGAGCAACTGATGGACGAAATCGATAGGGGAAATTACGGAGGAGGGAGAACCGGTC GGATGTGGTGCATCGACCCGATAGATGGTACGAAAGGGTTCCTGAGAGGGGAGCAATACGCCGTCTGTCTTGCTCTTCTCGTCGATGCTCAAGTCCAAGTCGGCGTCATCGGATGCCCCAATCTACCCGCCGACCTATCGCAGCCTGAAGGCCAGAAAGGCTGTTTGTTCGTTGCGGTTAGAGGACAAGGCGCTCAGCAG ATGTCTCTTATGGGTGCCAACCCCACCCCGCTCTCCATGCCTCCATACGACCCATCAACATTCAACTTCTTGGAATCTGTCGAAGCAGCTCATACCTCCCATTCTACGAACGACAAGATATCAACGTTGTTGGAAATCACTCGTAAACCTATCCGAATGGATAGTCAAGCCAAGTACGGATGTCTTGCTCGTGGAGATGCAGGTGCATATATGAGGATGCCAGCGGGTGTAGGATATCAAGAAAAGATATGG GACCACGCACCTGGATCCTTACTAGTTGAAGAATCTGGCGGTATCGTGACAGATTCTCGGGGGACGCCGTTGGATTTTGGGTTGGGAAGAACCTTGGGTGTTAATCATGGTGTGATTGCGACTGTGAAAAGTGCCCATTCGAGACTTATCGATGCGGTGGCGAAAGCACTTTCGAATGAGGAGGGAGATACTAAATCtaaagcttga